A window of bacterium contains these coding sequences:
- the hslU gene encoding ATP-dependent protease ATPase subunit HslU, with protein MHIYEYPYNGAGTMKSNELTPSQIVKELDRYIIGQTKAKRAVAIALRNRWRRQRVQGAIKEEIMPNNIILIGPTGVGKTEIARRLAGLSDAPFVKVEASKFTEVGYVGRDVDSIIRDLMNVAVNQTRAKELALIKEKAESVTEEKIIDLLLPGSEKNGSAAETRAKLRTMLRAGKLNDKQVDITIDVQAFPFVEVMSPMGIEELDSSVHDMISSIMPKQRKKRKMSVEEAKRILLQQESQKLIDMDEIIREAKTVTENSGIVFLDEIDKIVGKESASGPDISRAGVQRDLLPIVEGSSVSTKYGIVKTDHILFIAAGAFTSSKPSDLIPELQGRFPIRVELSNLNNEDFRRILTEPENALLKQYIALIDTEKVELEFNEKAINKIAYYASLVNETTENIGARRLHTIMTTVLEDYLFNLPGKTKNKITITEKYVEEKLKNIVKNKDLSRYVL; from the coding sequence ATGCATATATACGAATACCCATATAACGGTGCAGGAACTATGAAATCAAACGAATTAACTCCCTCACAAATAGTAAAAGAGTTAGACAGGTATATAATCGGGCAAACAAAAGCCAAACGCGCAGTTGCGATAGCTTTGAGGAATCGCTGGCGCAGGCAAAGAGTGCAAGGGGCTATAAAAGAAGAAATAATGCCCAATAATATAATCCTGATTGGACCTACCGGTGTGGGGAAAACCGAGATAGCCCGTCGATTGGCAGGACTTTCCGATGCGCCGTTTGTAAAAGTTGAGGCGTCAAAGTTTACCGAAGTCGGTTATGTCGGGCGGGATGTGGATTCTATAATAAGGGATTTGATGAACGTTGCCGTAAACCAGACGCGCGCAAAAGAACTTGCCCTTATAAAGGAAAAAGCAGAGTCGGTTACGGAAGAAAAAATAATTGACCTTTTACTACCGGGTTCCGAGAAAAATGGCAGTGCCGCGGAAACAAGGGCAAAACTAAGAACAATGCTTAGAGCGGGGAAATTAAACGATAAACAAGTAGATATCACTATTGATGTGCAGGCTTTTCCTTTTGTGGAAGTTATGTCTCCTATGGGAATTGAAGAACTGGACTCGTCCGTTCACGATATGATTAGTTCTATAATGCCTAAACAGCGCAAGAAAAGGAAAATGTCCGTAGAAGAGGCAAAACGTATTTTATTACAACAGGAATCCCAGAAACTTATCGATATGGATGAAATAATCAGAGAAGCAAAGACCGTTACGGAAAACTCGGGAATAGTTTTTCTTGATGAAATAGATAAAATCGTCGGAAAAGAAAGCGCTTCGGGCCCGGATATCTCGAGGGCAGGCGTTCAAAGAGATTTATTGCCTATCGTTGAAGGAAGTTCCGTATCAACAAAATACGGGATAGTAAAAACGGACCATATTCTGTTTATTGCCGCGGGCGCTTTTACTTCTTCAAAACCTTCAGACCTTATCCCCGAATTGCAGGGTAGATTTCCGATAAGAGTCGAACTTTCAAATTTGAATAATGAAGATTTCAGGAGAATCCTTACTGAACCTGAGAATGCTTTATTAAAACAATACATAGCTTTAATTGATACCGAGAAAGTAGAACTGGAATTTAATGAAAAGGCAATAAATAAAATAGCATATTACGCATCGCTTGTGAATGAAACTACCGAAAATATCGGCGCAAGACGTTTGCATACCATAATGACAACGGTATTGGAAGATTATCTTTTCAATTTACCGGGAAAGACTAAAAACAAAATAACGATTACTGAAAAATATGTAGAAGAAAAATTGAAAAATATAGTAAAAAATAAAGACTTATCAAGATACGTACTATAA
- a CDS encoding class I SAM-dependent methyltransferase, with amino-acid sequence MKKEPISLIEEWDKIAPKWAEAVREKGDIYREFYSLPAILKVLGNIKGKKILDLGCGEGYNTRILAQKDIQELVGIDGSYKMIELAQKSEKEKPLGIKYYCSDAGRMKVLKDSYFDIVVSFMAIMDMEKFFPVAKEVYRVLKKQGKFIFSIPHPCFTTMPGHVWWIKEGDYQYRGVDNYSKREKQNLEFTLGAGKYNLGRMTVLHRTLSDYINPFAKAGLFISKLYEPIPTNEQVKKMPKLAKHQRIPSFMIFEMIKGDSSLRSE; translated from the coding sequence ATGAAAAAGGAACCTATCTCTCTTATTGAAGAATGGGATAAGATAGCACCTAAATGGGCTGAAGCAGTCAGGGAAAAAGGTGATATTTATCGTGAATTTTATTCTTTGCCGGCAATACTGAAAGTTTTGGGAAACATAAAAGGCAAAAAGATCCTGGATTTAGGATGCGGTGAAGGGTATAATACAAGAATATTAGCTCAAAAAGATATTCAAGAGCTTGTAGGCATAGACGGTTCTTATAAAATGATTGAGTTGGCTCAAAAATCCGAAAAAGAAAAACCACTGGGTATAAAATATTATTGCAGTGATGCCGGGAGGATGAAAGTGTTAAAAGATTCGTATTTTGATATTGTCGTGTCGTTTATGGCAATAATGGATATGGAGAAATTTTTCCCTGTTGCAAAAGAAGTTTATAGAGTATTAAAAAAACAAGGGAAATTCATATTTTCTATTCCTCATCCCTGTTTTACCACTATGCCGGGACACGTATGGTGGATAAAAGAGGGCGATTACCAATATCGCGGGGTTGATAACTATTCCAAAAGAGAAAAACAAAATCTTGAATTTACCTTAGGCGCAGGTAAATATAACTTAGGTCGAATGACGGTTTTGCACCGAACCCTTTCGGATTATATAAATCCGTTCGCAAAAGCGGGACTTTTTATTTCAAAATTGTATGAACCAATTCCAACAAATGAACAAGTGAAAAAGATGCCTAAATTAGCTAAACACCAAAGAATACCTTCATTTATGATATTTGAGATGATAAAAGGAGATTCTTCGCTACGCTCAGAATGA
- a CDS encoding GNAT family N-acetyltransferase has translation MEINDNEISFILNGIKVCIRPVKKEDIRVLKYVKDDLELHKDRFNRQEKGEVTYLIATINELPVGILLLKWKERKDELDYAEIEDIFLVPALRQLGIGFRLLEFAESLCKERGFKRIGLGANPKDNAKIKKGYERLGYKEIKDSFHLDGKYPYIDNDGKEQIYEDWVVDMEKEL, from the coding sequence ATGGAAATTAACGACAATGAAATAAGTTTTATTTTAAATGGGATAAAGGTATGCATACGACCGGTAAAGAAGGAAGATATACGAGTATTGAAATACGTTAAAGATGATTTGGAATTACACAAAGATAGATTTAACAGACAGGAAAAAGGAGAAGTTACTTATTTAATTGCTACAATAAATGAACTTCCCGTTGGTATCTTATTATTAAAGTGGAAAGAAAGAAAAGATGAACTAGATTATGCTGAAATTGAAGATATATTTCTTGTCCCCGCATTACGACAATTAGGCATAGGGTTCCGATTATTAGAATTTGCCGAATCTTTATGCAAGGAAAGGGGTTTTAAAAGAATAGGGCTTGGAGCTAATCCGAAAGATAATGCTAAAATAAAGAAAGGGTATGAACGATTGGGTTACAAGGAAATTAAAGATTCGTTTCATTTAGATGGCAAGTATCCTTATATTGATAATGATGGTAAAGAGCAAATTTACGAAGACTGGGTTGTTGATATGGAAAAGGAATTATAA
- a CDS encoding site-2 protease family protein: MYIIIRNFKFDFTFYKKMNPTLDELSGILYDCINVQEISTENDITIVRGTLIVDKKFAFDTISKRLKPYNLLPLFSQKDNFQTILKLIPAPIVKADKRWINLLLLILTFFSTIGAGIFLTMGFFKTLGETYQTSQLITYGILFACSMLIILGTHELGHYFACKRRGISATLPYFIPFPFSLFGTLGAIIKIKSPIQDRNGLIEVGAAGPIAGFILTIPIAIIGLKLSKITLIGAGDQTFMGNSLLFSILTKLFAPAIPLGYDVVLHPIAFAGWVGGFITALNLLPVGQLDGGHIIYALIGEKNKFVGWAIIGMIAVLGFYWEGWFLWVLFILLVIKLRHPAPLNNISQLDTKHKIIGIVALAIFVLTFVPVPFKMQ; the protein is encoded by the coding sequence ATGTATATTATTATCCGTAATTTTAAGTTTGATTTTACGTTTTATAAAAAAATGAACCCAACACTCGACGAATTATCAGGAATCCTCTATGATTGCATAAACGTACAGGAAATCTCAACTGAAAACGATATCACAATAGTCCGCGGAACTCTCATTGTAGATAAAAAATTCGCATTTGATACCATAAGTAAGCGTCTGAAACCTTACAATTTATTACCGCTGTTCTCACAAAAAGATAATTTTCAGACTATTCTTAAACTTATTCCTGCCCCTATAGTCAAAGCAGACAAACGCTGGATTAATCTATTGCTTTTAATTCTTACTTTTTTCAGCACAATAGGAGCGGGTATTTTTCTTACTATGGGTTTCTTCAAAACACTCGGGGAAACTTATCAAACCAGTCAACTCATAACCTACGGCATTTTATTCGCCTGTTCTATGCTTATAATACTTGGGACTCACGAACTTGGGCATTATTTTGCCTGTAAAAGGAGAGGAATTTCCGCTACACTTCCTTATTTCATTCCTTTCCCATTTTCGTTATTCGGAACATTAGGGGCTATAATAAAAATAAAATCCCCTATACAAGACAGAAATGGTCTAATTGAAGTCGGTGCCGCAGGTCCTATCGCCGGTTTTATACTTACCATCCCTATCGCCATAATAGGCTTAAAACTCTCTAAAATAACCTTAATCGGCGCTGGAGACCAAACTTTTATGGGGAACTCTTTGCTCTTTTCCATTTTAACAAAATTATTTGCCCCGGCTATACCTCTGGGTTATGATGTAGTTTTACATCCAATAGCTTTCGCCGGTTGGGTTGGTGGATTCATTACTGCACTTAATTTATTGCCTGTCGGGCAACTGGATGGCGGACATATAATTTATGCTCTTATTGGCGAAAAAAATAAATTCGTAGGATGGGCAATAATAGGAATGATAGCAGTACTTGGATTTTATTGGGAGGGATGGTTCTTATGGGTACTTTTCATTCTCCTGGTAATAAAACTAAGACATCCTGCGCCATTAAACAATATAAGCCAATTAGATACAAAACATAAAATTATCGGAATCGTAGCTCTGGCAATATTTGTTTTAACTTTTGTCCCGGTTCCTTTTAAAATGCAATGA
- a CDS encoding T9SS type A sorting domain-containing protein translates to MHKFVRSLVSVVGVALVIWGTNANATTYFKFMVNNDTSATTEVQGDTLGWICNCGVGDSVRFEYYLDLNGNHTIDVTDMFLASWYTRDGDTVPLMGSYDVNPTPDGMIICPGNRDGSAPGKYCVRAVDEDSSSAQDYLTVTPIPSPLATVSGTVTVQGVTPPNNVLKNMMIGAFKASPPMESWGSFTDSLGNYTINFGTTGAVFNIGTWFEFPGYHMEGDTNLLVTGNITGIDFYFSVAVEEKSQTANKPFLKLTPNLVSNKATIEYMLAKNENVSLNLYDITGKAVQTLKNEYQTSGLHAIDLTTNTMPSGIYFVTLQTQSYKTTQKLILTK, encoded by the coding sequence ATGCACAAATTTGTTAGAAGTTTGGTATCAGTGGTTGGCGTGGCACTTGTAATATGGGGTACAAATGCAAATGCGACTACTTATTTTAAGTTTATGGTCAATAACGACACTTCTGCTACTACGGAAGTCCAGGGAGATACGCTTGGATGGATATGTAATTGCGGTGTCGGCGATTCCGTTAGATTTGAATATTACCTTGATCTTAATGGAAACCACACTATAGATGTAACCGATATGTTTTTAGCCAGCTGGTATACAAGAGATGGAGACACCGTTCCTCTAATGGGGTCGTATGATGTAAACCCAACTCCTGACGGAATGATTATTTGCCCTGGCAACCGTGACGGCTCTGCACCCGGGAAATACTGCGTAAGAGCTGTTGATGAAGACAGTTCCAGCGCACAGGACTATCTTACAGTTACCCCTATACCATCACCATTAGCAACAGTTTCAGGCACAGTAACGGTTCAAGGAGTTACTCCTCCGAATAATGTCCTAAAAAACATGATGATTGGAGCTTTTAAAGCATCTCCTCCTATGGAAAGTTGGGGATCTTTTACCGATTCTCTTGGAAATTATACGATAAATTTTGGGACTACGGGAGCTGTTTTTAACATTGGAACATGGTTTGAGTTCCCGGGGTACCACATGGAAGGCGACACTAATCTGTTAGTTACAGGTAATATTACGGGAATTGATTTTTACTTCTCAGTAGCAGTAGAAGAAAAATCACAAACCGCAAATAAACCTTTTCTGAAGCTCACTCCGAATCTTGTCTCCAATAAAGCAACTATAGAGTATATGCTGGCAAAGAATGAAAACGTTTCTCTAAATCTCTACGACATAACAGGGAAAGCAGTGCAAACCCTGAAAAACGAATACCAGACATCAGGACTTCATGCGATTGATTTGACGACAAATACTATGCCTTCAGGCATATATTTTGTAACTCTCCAGACTCAAAGCTATAAAACAACACAGAAATTGATACTTACAAAGTAG
- a CDS encoding polysaccharide lyase yields the protein MNKLEELYDGFEEKTLSNIWDQTKIEPGAVEIQSDIVRKGKSAIKITIHKGDRIQPGYGIVKTSERDELVERKELGPKEGKSYSYSFSLYIPKDFPIVPTRLVLAQWKQSDENNTALVINPLLALRYQNGELYITLQTTEKSIRLFQTKEEIRGQWIDYVFHMKFTRIESGFVKVWMNGKEIINYTGITAYSEKYNYLKLGYFYFKMGLYRDQMDEPMTIYLDEYRKNQLSVGQTKVRV from the coding sequence ATGAATAAATTAGAAGAACTTTATGATGGGTTCGAAGAAAAGACCTTAAGTAACATATGGGATCAAACAAAAATTGAACCTGGGGCAGTAGAAATCCAGTCAGATATTGTGCGAAAAGGAAAGAGCGCAATAAAGATTACTATTCACAAAGGGGATCGTATTCAGCCAGGGTATGGAATAGTTAAAACAAGTGAACGTGATGAGTTGGTAGAACGAAAAGAACTTGGTCCCAAAGAAGGCAAAAGTTATAGTTATTCCTTTAGCCTTTATATTCCTAAAGATTTTCCAATAGTCCCTACTCGATTAGTTTTGGCTCAATGGAAGCAAAGCGATGAAAATAATACTGCTCTGGTAATCAATCCTCTTCTTGCTTTACGATATCAAAACGGAGAATTATATATAACCTTACAAACAACTGAAAAAAGTATACGTTTATTTCAAACCAAAGAAGAAATAAGAGGGCAGTGGATAGACTATGTATTTCATATGAAATTTACACGCATAGAATCCGGTTTTGTAAAGGTATGGATGAATGGAAAAGAAATTATTAATTATACAGGTATAACTGCCTATTCCGAAAAATATAATTACCTGAAGCTGGGATATTTTTATTTTAAGATGGGGCTTTATCGAGACCAAATGGACGAACCTATGACTATTTACTTAGATGAGTATCGCAAAAATCAATTATCTGTCGGACAAACAAAAGTACGGGTATAG
- the hslV gene encoding ATP-dependent protease subunit HslV → MDKMLSTTILGLRYKNKVAMGSDGQVTLENTIVKSGACKIRKLYNNKVLVGFAGGAADALTLFERFEAKLEEYHGNLDRAVVELVKEWRTDRVLRRLEAMIGILDQKHSYIVSGNGDIIDVDDGIIALGSGGPYALACAKALIKHSNLNAKEIVEESIRIAASICIYTNTHITVQEL, encoded by the coding sequence ATGGATAAAATGTTAAGCACCACTATTCTCGGGTTGAGGTATAAAAACAAAGTAGCAATGGGTAGCGACGGGCAGGTTACTCTTGAGAATACAATAGTAAAAAGCGGCGCCTGTAAAATCCGTAAATTATACAACAATAAAGTACTTGTGGGATTTGCAGGCGGAGCAGCGGATGCGCTTACTTTATTTGAGAGGTTTGAAGCAAAACTTGAGGAATATCACGGGAATCTTGACCGCGCCGTGGTTGAACTGGTAAAAGAATGGCGAACGGATAGAGTTTTACGCAGGCTTGAAGCTATGATAGGCATACTTGACCAGAAACACTCGTATATAGTTTCCGGAAATGGTGACATCATTGATGTAGATGACGGCATAATAGCTCTTGGTTCGGGCGGCCCGTATGCTTTAGCGTGTGCAAAAGCGCTGATTAAACATTCAAACTTAAATGCAAAAGAAATAGTCGAAGAATCCATTCGTATAGCTGCTTCAATATGCATATATACGAATACCCATATAACGGTGCAGGAACTATGA
- the gap gene encoding type I glyceraldehyde-3-phosphate dehydrogenase, translated as MKVGINGFGRIGRLAYRIAMKSPEIDIVAINDITDAKTLAHLLKYDSTYGILDADVSATEDAIIVNGKKHQILAVKSPEELPWAKLGVEYVIESTGKFTSKEKIEGHFKAGAKKVILTAPAKGEIDVTVVLGVNEEDYDPKKHNIISNASCTTNCLAPVVKVLNDNFGIESGFMTTIHSYTGDQRLLDAPHSDLRRARSAAVSMIPTSTGAAKAIGLVIPELKGKLDGIAVRVPTIDVSVVDLVCTVKKATTAEEVNKAMKEAADGKMKGYLQYCTIPLVSCDFIGNNYSSIFDAEETKVKGTLVKILAWYDNEYGYASRIVDLLKYVANK; from the coding sequence ATGAAGGTAGGAATAAATGGATTTGGTCGAATTGGACGGCTTGCTTATCGTATAGCGATGAAAAGCCCTGAAATTGACATTGTCGCTATAAATGATATAACCGATGCCAAAACACTTGCGCATTTGCTCAAATATGATTCAACTTATGGAATCCTTGATGCAGATGTCAGCGCAACCGAAGATGCGATAATCGTTAACGGTAAAAAACATCAGATATTGGCGGTAAAATCTCCGGAAGAATTGCCGTGGGCGAAACTCGGCGTTGAATACGTTATAGAGTCAACGGGAAAATTTACGTCTAAAGAGAAAATAGAAGGGCATTTCAAAGCAGGAGCCAAAAAAGTCATACTTACTGCCCCTGCAAAAGGCGAGATAGATGTTACGGTTGTTTTGGGCGTAAATGAGGAAGATTATGATCCTAAAAAACACAACATAATTTCCAATGCTTCCTGCACCACTAACTGTCTTGCGCCTGTCGTAAAAGTTTTGAACGATAATTTTGGCATTGAAAGTGGTTTTATGACTACCATTCACTCGTATACGGGAGACCAGCGTCTTCTTGATGCTCCACATAGTGATTTAAGAAGAGCAAGGTCGGCGGCGGTATCTATGATTCCGACTTCCACAGGTGCGGCAAAAGCAATAGGTCTTGTTATTCCCGAACTCAAAGGCAAACTTGACGGTATTGCGGTAAGAGTACCTACGATTGACGTATCGGTAGTTGATTTGGTTTGCACTGTAAAAAAAGCAACAACGGCTGAAGAAGTCAATAAGGCAATGAAAGAAGCCGCTGATGGTAAAATGAAAGGTTATCTCCAGTATTGCACGATTCCTCTTGTTTCCTGTGATTTCATTGGCAATAATTATTCTTCAATATTTGATGCCGAAGAAACCAAAGTTAAGGGGACGCTTGTTAAGATATTAGCTTGGTATGACAACGAATATGGTTACGCATCCAGAATAGTTGACCTTTTGAAGTATGTAGCAAATAAATAA
- a CDS encoding nucleoside-diphosphate sugar epimerase/dehydratase — translation MKTRLKMKTKGLNWMTLVDTGIGVIAYYLAFVLRFSTFLLGNQFSLFLQTLLIVVLIKFVIFNFFEVNRGISKYISIEDLITIFKATSFSTIGITIVVFTVFAGYPRSIPMIDWCLTFVMIGGFKIIPRVYSEFIKSSSPSLKRILIVGAGDAGTMILREIKNNPALPYKVIGFIDDDRAKQGRTIQGVPVIGTRYDIQHFVRRYKIGEVIIAIPSAPGNELRNIVMECKKVKVIFKTVPSLSEVITDTVSLSQLKEVDVEDLLRRLPIKLDTSLVSYHISGKKIMVTGAAGSIGSELCRQIAKFNPEELILVDMAETPLFHIERSLRKNFPGLNITPFLIDIKDKYQVEQAIKLKPDIIYHAAAYKHVPLLERNWSAAIKNNIFGTKNLADIAKEYEIDEFVMVSTDKAVNPINTMGLSKRLDEIYVQSLSKNSKTKFVSVRFGNVLGSQGSCIPIFKNQLMAGEPITITHPDMRRYFMTIPEASQLIIQAGTMGKGGEIFILRMGEPVKIVDLVNDLITLSGLNKEDIKFSFVGLRPGEKLDEELIGKGEKVKMTPDEKILVLETKNNLSPEEINEGLRILKQYLDYGDMKNTLAQVKHMISTYS, via the coding sequence ATGAAAACAAGACTGAAAATGAAAACAAAAGGGTTAAACTGGATGACTCTGGTAGATACAGGAATCGGCGTAATTGCTTACTATCTTGCATTTGTATTGAGGTTTTCAACATTTTTATTAGGCAACCAATTTTCCTTGTTTTTACAAACTTTGTTAATTGTAGTATTGATAAAATTTGTCATATTTAACTTCTTTGAAGTCAACAGGGGGATTTCAAAATATATTTCCATTGAAGATTTAATAACCATATTCAAGGCAACATCTTTTAGCACAATAGGTATAACTATTGTAGTATTCACGGTTTTCGCAGGATATCCAAGGTCAATACCAATGATTGATTGGTGTCTTACGTTTGTAATGATAGGCGGATTTAAGATTATCCCAAGAGTATACAGTGAATTTATTAAATCTTCCTCTCCATCCTTAAAAAGAATTTTGATTGTAGGTGCCGGGGATGCAGGAACAATGATACTAAGAGAAATAAAGAATAATCCGGCTTTGCCCTACAAAGTAATAGGTTTTATAGATGACGATAGAGCTAAACAAGGCAGAACTATACAGGGAGTTCCTGTAATAGGGACAAGATATGACATCCAGCATTTTGTTCGCAGGTATAAAATCGGAGAAGTTATAATAGCCATACCATCCGCGCCCGGGAACGAATTACGAAATATCGTTATGGAATGCAAAAAGGTAAAAGTAATATTCAAAACCGTTCCATCTCTCAGCGAAGTAATTACCGATACCGTATCGCTTTCTCAACTTAAAGAAGTAGATGTTGAGGATTTACTTAGAAGATTACCTATAAAATTAGATACAAGTCTTGTATCTTACCACATATCAGGCAAGAAAATTATGGTAACGGGTGCAGCAGGGTCAATAGGTAGCGAATTATGCCGACAAATAGCAAAATTCAACCCTGAAGAACTTATTTTAGTGGATATGGCAGAGACACCTCTTTTTCACATAGAACGTTCATTAAGAAAAAACTTCCCAGGACTAAACATAACACCCTTTCTTATTGATATAAAAGACAAATATCAAGTAGAACAAGCAATAAAACTAAAACCCGACATAATTTATCACGCAGCTGCTTATAAACACGTTCCCCTATTAGAAAGAAATTGGAGCGCTGCTATAAAAAATAACATATTTGGCACAAAAAACCTTGCCGATATAGCCAAAGAATATGAAATAGACGAATTTGTTATGGTCTCAACGGACAAAGCAGTAAATCCTATAAACACTATGGGACTTTCTAAAAGGCTTGATGAAATTTATGTCCAGTCGTTATCCAAAAACTCGAAAACTAAATTCGTTTCCGTTAGATTTGGAAATGTTCTTGGTTCTCAGGGAAGTTGTATCCCTATCTTTAAGAACCAATTAATGGCGGGAGAACCTATTACCATTACACATCCCGATATGAGAAGATATTTTATGACTATACCCGAAGCTTCCCAGCTTATAATACAAGCAGGGACAATGGGGAAAGGCGGAGAAATATTTATCCTTAGAATGGGAGAACCGGTAAAAATAGTTGACCTTGTAAATGACCTTATTACCTTATCCGGTCTGAATAAAGAAGATATTAAATTTTCATTCGTAGGCTTACGACCAGGGGAAAAACTTGACGAAGAACTTATCGGTAAAGGCGAAAAAGTGAAAATGACTCCTGATGAAAAAATACTTGTATTGGAAACAAAAAATAATCTTTCTCCCGAAGAAATAAATGAAGGTTTGAGAATACTTAAACAATACCTGGATTATGGAGATATGAAGAATACTCTTGCTCAGGTTAAACATATGATTAGCACTTATTCGTAA
- a CDS encoding DUF2905 domain-containing protein — MLSISKIFIFLGGIFIISGVLFFIFHKLGLERLPGDIKIQHNNFTFYFPIVTCILLSVILSLILRFIKK, encoded by the coding sequence ATGTTAAGTATAAGCAAAATATTTATTTTTCTTGGAGGTATTTTTATTATCTCCGGTGTTTTATTCTTCATATTCCATAAGCTTGGATTAGAAAGATTACCGGGCGATATCAAAATTCAACACAATAATTTTACATTCTATTTTCCTATCGTTACATGTATATTATTATCCGTAATTTTAAGTTTGATTTTACGTTTTATAAAAAAATGA
- a CDS encoding class I SAM-dependent methyltransferase: MDKLTEYYSKRVKEMENYYESIYHRDEPVRQGEQRDITKAIKKYFSGRKVLEIACGTGYWTTFLSEVAKSIVAIDSSEAVLTSAKSKSYKCKITFRKGNAYKLPFTEGEFDGGLANFWFSHIPKSKIKSFLNNFHRVLKDKAIVFMCDNIYNEGVGGKLINGRKGDNNTYKIRTLEDDKEYKILKNYYSEKQIVDILGKNVSIVDIYFGKCFWYVCYEVRKKLG, translated from the coding sequence ATGGATAAACTAACTGAATATTATTCCAAGCGTGTTAAAGAGATGGAAAATTATTACGAATCTATTTATCACAGGGATGAGCCTGTAAGGCAAGGCGAGCAAAGAGACATTACAAAGGCAATAAAGAAATACTTTTCCGGCAGAAAGGTTCTTGAAATTGCTTGCGGAACAGGGTATTGGACGACTTTTTTATCTGAGGTGGCGAAAAGTATCGTAGCTATCGACAGCAGTGAGGCGGTTTTAACATCTGCGAAGTCAAAATCCTATAAATGCAAGATAACTTTTCGTAAGGGGAATGCTTATAAATTACCATTTACAGAAGGAGAGTTCGACGGCGGGCTTGCAAATTTCTGGTTTTCCCATATTCCAAAGAGCAAGATAAAGTCTTTCTTAAATAATTTCCACAGAGTGCTTAAAGATAAAGCTATAGTTTTTATGTGTGATAATATATATAACGAAGGCGTTGGCGGGAAACTGATTAACGGCAGGAAGGGCGACAATAATACCTATAAGATAAGAACTCTTGAAGATGACAAAGAATATAAAATATTGAAAAATTATTATTCTGAAAAACAAATCGTAGATATTTTAGGAAAAAACGTAAGTATTGTTGATATATATTTTGGCAAGTGTTTCTGGTATGTATGTTATGAAGTGAGGAAAAAATTGGGGTGA
- a CDS encoding HAD family hydrolase: protein MTTLSLAKPTGIIFDLGNTLVIGSTGDVGWQNVLRHIGYRVSLKKIRKSMKTVEMKLLKAGISPETYEGGMNKFWTLYDKEILSYLGIKGNLTSLAQKIQDMWLDYNKIITPNDTIKTLNKLKSDGYKLAILSNAFEEEIYDAFNITGIDKKLFNVIAGFNTYQSKKPSPECYKGVLNELKISPQNAVMVGDQVKIDGIGARVSSIRFVHIVRKGKAKTPKWAERITSLNELPDLLEKKTVMNNATKK, encoded by the coding sequence ATGACAACACTTAGTTTAGCAAAGCCAACCGGAATTATTTTTGACCTTGGGAATACCTTAGTCATTGGTTCAACTGGAGATGTCGGATGGCAAAACGTGCTAAGACACATAGGATACCGGGTATCCCTGAAAAAGATAAGAAAATCAATGAAAACAGTGGAGATGAAATTACTAAAAGCAGGAATTTCACCTGAGACCTATGAAGGAGGAATGAATAAATTCTGGACCCTTTACGACAAGGAGATTTTGAGTTATCTAGGGATTAAAGGAAATTTAACAAGTCTTGCCCAAAAGATACAGGATATGTGGCTTGATTATAATAAAATAATTACCCCTAATGATACTATAAAAACCCTAAATAAACTTAAGTCGGATGGCTATAAACTTGCCATACTTTCAAACGCGTTTGAAGAAGAGATATATGATGCTTTCAACATCACAGGCATTGACAAGAAATTGTTCAATGTGATTGCAGGTTTTAACACTTATCAATCTAAAAAACCCTCTCCGGAATGTTATAAAGGGGTGTTAAATGAACTAAAAATATCTCCCCAAAATGCCGTAATGGTAGGAGATCAGGTTAAAATTGATGGAATAGGGGCTCGTGTATCAAGCATACGATTTGTTCATATAGTCCGTAAAGGAAAAGCTAAGACACCAAAATGGGCAGAGAGAATAACAAGTTTAAATGAATTGCCGGATTTGTTAGAAAAGAAAACTGTTATGAATAATGCGACTAAAAAATAA